Proteins from a single region of Trichoplusia ni isolate ovarian cell line Hi5 chromosome 3, tn1, whole genome shotgun sequence:
- the LOC113508668 gene encoding E3 ubiquitin-protein ligase RBBP6-like, with protein sequence MLLVNVCFISFVFFADITESKLYLLKDYDEASIFSNKDKNLFKTSHNSKHKDLTSGPTKGKKGRHTRQAILHYGRHIYHLDTFEDLTKLRTPNSANHGPFEYVDVKDLFRSKPALRDIPWDYVDFLYLSNTPSLKKIRCKGKKCKGIKNSRKYNRLKKRKTFADNEVYEKKNRMPYRTLTRFKIIDNSDKTKPPKEIYVKQWKNPKKSHTRQHKKEFKIKKIFTSSSSSEEPKKMIVSSIYSNSKSSEEHESYSKSTSSSEDNSASEKKSTESLFKKSSEESIYKKKKHTPSPVIESESNSIEKSFQKMKMQRKKKMALKKLKKLKGDEEVYVQGNRYISAADSEDGRRRLPQFLPKRYHWEPDEMQDLGYYWFNGPKGKYPEPRLLKY encoded by the exons atgttactgGTGAATGTGTGTTtcataagttttgtttttttcg CAGATATTACTGAAAGCAAGCTCTATCTCCTGAAAGATTACGACGAAGCATCAATCTTCTCAAACAAggataaaaatctatttaaaacgtCACACAATTCGAAACACAAAGATTTGACTTCTGGGCCGACTAAGGGCAAAAAAGGACGGCATACAAGACAAGCTATCTTACACTACGGCAGACATATATACCATCTGGACACTTTCGaagatttaacaaaattaagaacACCAAATTCGGCAAACCATGGCCCGTTCGAGTATGTAGACGTTAAAGATTTGTTCCGAAGCAAACCAGCTTTAAGAGACATCCCCTGGGATTATGTAGACTTCCTATACTTGTCTAACACACCAAGCCTGAAGAAAATTAGATGTAAAGGCAAGAAGTGTAAAGGGATTAAGAATTCGAGGAAATATAATAGATTGAAGAAACGCAAAACCTTCGCCGATAATGAGGTTTACGAGAAAAAGAATAGGATGCCGTATCGAACGCTGACTAGATTCAAAATCATCGATAATTCTGATAAGACAAAGCCGCCAAAAGAAATATACGTGAAACAATGGAAGAATCCGAAAAAATCTCACACTAGGCAACACaagaaagaatttaaaataaagaagattttcacatcatcatcatcctctGAGGAACCAAAGAAAATGATCGTCAGTTCCATATACTCAAATAGCAAGTCTTCAGAAGAACATGAATCATATTCAAAAAGCACGTCAAGTTCAGAAGATAATTCCGCCTCAGAAAAGAAGAGCACAGAGTCTCTATTCAAGAAGAGTTCAGAGGAATCGATTTATAAAAAGAAGAAGCATACTCCAAGTCCAGTTATTGAATCTGAGTCGAATAGTATCGAGAAGAGTTTTCAGAAGATGAAAATgcaaagaaagaagaaaatggcGTTGAAAAAGCTCAAAAAGCTAAAGGGAGATGAAGAAGTTTATGTGCAAGGGAACAGGTATATTTCTGCTGCGGACAGTGAAGATGGGAGAAGAAGACTTCCTCAATTCCTGCCGAAACGGTACCATTGGGAGCCAGACGAAATGCAAGACCTTGGGTACTACTGGTTCAACGGACCAAAAGGCAAATACCCAGAACCGAgactattgaaatattaa